Sequence from the Candidatus Cloacimonadota bacterium genome:
GAAGAAATATTTATAGCCTTCCGGGAGAGATTTCGGAGGGCTTTTTTATTTCAATTTCCTTTTTAAGAGTTGAGCATTTATCGCTACCACAATTGTGCTTAAACTCATCAAAATAGCACCCAAAGCCGGGCTGATTACAATACCAGCATTATAAAAAACTCCTGCTGCTAATGGAATTGCGACAACATTGTAACCCGTTGCCCAAACAAAGTTCTGAATCATCTTTTTGTAGGTTTCTTTTCCAAATAAAACCAGCGAAGTAATATCTTTCGGATTACTATTTACCAGAATTATATCAGCTGTTTCTGCTGCTACATCGGTTCCTGAACCAACTGCAATGCCAATATCTGCTGTAGCCAATGCAGGTGCATCATTTATACCGTCACCGGTCATCGCCACAAATTCTCCTTCTTCCTGGAATTGTTTTATTTTCTCAAGTTTTTGTTCTGGAAGCATACCTGCAAAATAACCATCCAGTTTTAGTTTTTCACTAACGCCTTTTACAACTTTTTCGTTATCACCCGAAATTATATAAACTTTCATTCCGGTTTTCTGCAAAGTTTTTACAGCATCATAAGATTCCGGTCTAATTTCATCGGAAAGTGCCAGATAGCCGGCTAATTCATCATTAATAATAGTAAAAACTATGGTTTCTAATTCATCATTTTCAGTTTCTTGCGGAATATCAATATCATTATCTTTTAAATATGCAGGACCTACAATTTTAACATTATTTTCTTCTACATTTGCTTCGATGCCTTTTCCAGTGATCGAATTGAAATCGCTGATTTCAGGTAGATCAATATTTTCCGACTTCACTTTCTGTATAATACCAGAAGCCAATGGATGTTCAGATTGTGTTTCCACTGCTCCAGCGAATCTGAGGATCTGTTTGTCTTCATATTTTTCTGATAACGAAGAATAGTGTGTAACACCAAAATTTCCCTTGGTAAGAGTTCCTGTTTTATCAAATAAGAACATAGTAATTTTTCTGGAATTCTCAAATGCCGACCGATTTCTGATCAATAAACCGTTCTGAGCCGAAATTGAAGTAGAAATAGCTACAACCAAAGGAACAGCTAATCCCAGTGCATGAGGACAGGTTATTACCATCACGCTGGCCATTCGTTCCAAAGCAAAACCAAATGACTTTCCTAAACTGAGCCAGACAATAAGTGTGATAGAACCAATACTGAGTGATGTGAGCGTGAGCCAGAAAGCTATTTTGTCTGCCAGATGCTGGGTTTTAGATTTCTTTGATTGAGCTTCTTTTACAAGCGTGATAACTTTGCTGAGATAAGCTTCTTCTCCCAGTTGTTGAACTTTTACTTTCAGCGAACCGTTTCCATTTATCGTTCCAGCAATAACCTTTTCATTTTCAGTTTTTTTAACAGGTTCCGATTCACCTGTTACCATCGCTTCATTTACATGACTTTTACCTTCTGTTATAAGTCCATCAACCGGAATTTTTTCTCCGGGTCGAACCAGAACAATATCATCTTGATTCAGATCGGAAATCTTTACATCTTTTATAGAATTTTCTTTTATAAGATGGGCATCGGTTGGCATTAACTCGATCAATTTCTTTAGAGAACTGGAAGCATTTACTACTGATTTCATTTCGATCCAATGACCAAGAAGCATGATGTCGATAAGAGTTGCCAGTTCCCAGAAAAAAGTTTTGCCTTCCAAGCCAAAAGAAGTGGCAGAACTATAACCAAAAGCAACAGTGATTGCAACTCCAATCAGGGTCATCATACCGGGTTGTTTTTTCTTCAGTTCTTTGAATAACCCGGTCAAAAACGGCCAACCGCCAAAAAAGTAGATAAAACCGGAAAAAGCAAAAAGTAGATAATTGGCAAAAGCAAACTCAAATTTGTATTGCAGGATATTTTGCACAAAAGGCGATAAAATCAGAATTGGAATTGTTCCGATCAGTGAAATCCAGAATCTTTTTCTAAAATCTTTTATCATCATTTGATGATGCTGGGAATGATCGTGATGCTGGTGTTTGGATTGGCTATGATTTTGATGATCCATCAAAGACTCCTAATATATTTCATATTTATAGTTTTATTTAGGAATCTTGGATGTCAATTAATTTATTATATTTAAATGAGTTGTGTATTAAATTAGAAATCAGATTTTAGACTTTAGAATCTAAATAAACCTTCCAGGAATTGTTTTCCTGGAAGGTTTTTTTTCGACATTCCAGATTTCTAAATTCGAGGTGTGGTATTTTCAGCAATTTTGAAAACGACAATGATAATTTCCAGCCAGATCCGGATCAAAATAACGTAAATTAAAAAACACAATGGGGACAGAATTAGAAACAGAATTCCAAGAGCTGTTGACATATTAAACCCGGCTACAATAAAACCAATCGCTAAAATAATAGATATGACAACACCTAAAATGAACAAAAATTTTATCACTTTTGTAGTGATAAATTCAGAAAATGAAAAATCGAACAATGCACCCAAAAATCCTTTTTTTTCTTCCATAATAATCCTCCAATTATTTTTGTAGCTTAATAAATGTAAGTTACGATAAGTCAATAAATATTTAACCAATAGAATTCCTCGACGCTTGCGTCGGGGTTTTCCGAAATTTCTCCCCTGTTTGAGGGGAGATGCCGAAGGCAGAGGGGTAAATAATGAAAATTCGATTTTCAGCTGCTGAAATAAATTTAGCGAAATACACCTTGGCTCTGCCACGGTGATAGTCAAATTTAAGAATTTTCTTTATTTTCATGAAATTATTTTCAAACAAAAAGACGTAGGATTTTTGATTACATCTATCAAATGCATAAATTGAAATTATAAACAGCTATCATCTATACTAATCCGCAGTTTCAGATTTCTTCATGGTTTTGGGGTTTGGTGGCAAAAATCGACTGCTCAACAATTCACCTTCGTTCGCAACTCAAATCTTCGAAAGAGAAGTGGAGAGACTCCGAATTCTTGTGTTAAGGCCGTTTATCAGTGACGTTCTTACCTCAAGCCTGTGCATTGAGGCAAGTTCGGTTTCGCTGCTTCTCGGCTTGTCGCGGCGTAAAGCAAATGAAGCCGGATGGTAATCTAATCTAACCTTGCGAAGGTCGAGAAAAGCAGGAAGTTCGACAACCTTCGCAAGGATTTCGGCATTCTGCTTGACGGTGAAAGATGCAAAATAAAATTCGCACCTTATGAGTATGTTTTACAATAAAATAAACAAGCTAATCGATGAATCGAAATTCCTGCGGGAATTTGATGAATTATCGCAAAATTCCGGTCTGCTGGTTCACAATCTCAATCGGTCGGCAAAATCGCTGCTGCTGGCTCGTGCGATTAATAAAACCGGCAAGAATGTGATTTTCGTGACAGCCGATGATAAAATGGCAGAAGAATATCTGGAAGATCTCGATTTGATGCTGGGCAGAGATGCCGCTTATTTTCTGCCGGATTACGAAGTACTGCCCTACGAACAACGTTCTCCGCATTATCTTATTCGTGCTCAGCGCATCGAAACTCTGACGGCTGCCGTTTCTGCCGAACCTGCTGTTTTCACAGTTTCCATTCGTTCGCTTCTGCGCAAAATTACCGCTTCAGATATTTTTGGAAAGAATATCATCACGCTGAGAAAGAATGAAGATTTCGATCCTGACGTGCTGGTTTCGGATCTGGTGGGAATGGGTTATGAAAATCAATTTCAGGTAAGTAAAGTTGGTGAAATTGCCCGTCGTGGCGGAATTATCGATGTCTTCAGTCCCAATTCCCACAAGCCTGTCCGCATCGAATTTTTTGGTGATGAAGTAGAATCGATCCGCGTATTTTCGGTCAGTTCGCAACGTTCCACCGGTGAAGAATTAAATAAGATCACGCTGATTCCTTCCCGAGAATTTTCTCTGCACGATCTCGATACATCAGAAGAAATGTGGCAACGTATTCACAAAGATGGATTTTACGAAGGAATCGAATTAGATGCCTCACTTCTGCTTTCCAAAACTGAAACTTTCCTGCAGTATTTTGATGTGGGAAATTGTCTGGTTTTCTGGGATGAATTCCAGTTTTTCCAAAGCTATTTCCAGGAAATTCTGGAAGAAACAACCGAGCTTTATCAAAAAATTCGAGCCAAATATAAAAACCGAAAAATTCCCCAACCGGAAGATATTTTTGAATCGGAAAAATTCGTTAATCAAATTTTTAAAGCATATAAAAACATTTTCCTTAATGGTTCGTTTCAGGAATTTCCGCAAATCAGCAATAAACTGGAAGCTCCGATTACAGCTCAAACCAATATGCACGGTTCGCTGGAAATCCTGGAACAGGAAATTTCTGCCAGGCTGGAACAGGATTATCACGTATTTCTGCAAAGTGATAATAAAAGTCAGAGCAAACGCATGCTGGATTTGCTGCCGCAGTTTGAAAACAAAATGGAATTCACGATTGGAGTGTTACAAAACGGTTTTAACCTGACCGATGCCAGATTAGCAGTTTTCACCGATCATGAAATTTTCAGCCGTTACAAACGCAAAAGACGACAGGCACATTTTTCCAAAGAAGAAGCTCTGGTCGATTATGAATCTTTAAAGCCGGGTGATTACGTAGTTCATATCGATCATGGAATCGGTATCTACAGCGGCTTGAAAAAGCTTACAGTTGGTGGAAATACCATCGAATGTTTGACCCTGAATTATGCCGAAAATGATGTAGTTTACGTTCCCACATTTCAGCTTTCTCTCGTTTCCAAATTTGTTTCTGAAGAAGGCATTGCTCCTTCCATTCACAAGCTCGGCAGCAAAAAATGGGAGAACACCAAGAATCGAGCTAAAAAGCAGATCGAGCTGGTAGCAGAAGATTTGATTCAACTTTATGCTGAACGCAATCTTAGACGCGGAATTGCTTTTGACAAAGATAATAACTGGCAGACTGAAATGGAAGAGTCGTTCATCTATGAAGACACGCCCGATCAAGCGATTGCTACGAAAGAGATAAAAGGCGACATGGAAGACGAAACCCCCATGGAAAGACTGCTGTGCGGTGATGTGGGTTTCGGTAAAACAGAAGTAGCGATTCGTGCTGCTTTCAAAGCTGTGATGAGCGGCTGGCAAGTTGCAGTTCTGGTTCCGACCACTCTTCTGGCGGAACAGCATTATCTGGTTTTCAAAGAGCGTTTAGCACAATATCCGATTAGGATCGCCATGTTCAGTCGTTTCCGAACTGCTGCAAAAATAAGAAAAGATGTTGCCCGACTGGCTCGCGGTGAGATTGATATTGCTATTGGAACGCATCGGCTATTATCCAAAGATATAAAATACAAAAAACTTGGATTGCTCGTTATCGATGAAGAACACAGATTTGGTGTGCGCCACAAAGATAAACTGCGCCAGATGAAATCCAACGTCGATACGCTTTATATGAGCGCTACGCCAATTCCACGTACAATGTATATGGCGCTATCCAAGCTGAAGGAACTTTCTCTTATTCGAACTTCTCCCAAAGCGCGTCTGCCCATCCGCACCGTGATAGTTCCCTGGGATGAAAATGTGATAAAAGATGCGATCAATCGCGAGGTGGATCGCGGTGGTCAGGTTTTCTTCGTTCACAATCGCGTTCAGACGATTGAAAGCGTGGCAACCGAATTACGAAAGTTATTACCGAATGTTTCGTTTGGGATCGGTCACGGACAACTTCCCGAAAAGCAGTTAGAGGCTGTAACTTTAGATTTTGCTCATCATAAATTTGATGTGCTCATAGCTACCACGATCATCGAATCCGGTATTGATATTCCAAATGCAAATACGATTATCGTAAATCGTGCTGATATGTTCGGTCTGGCTCAACTTTATCAAATTCGCGGCCGGGTGGGAAGAAGTAACCGTCGTGCCTATGCTTATCTGATCATTCCACCCAAAATGCACGATGATGCCAGAAAGCGTCTGGAAACTCTCATCGAATATGAATCGCTGGGAAGCGGATACCAGATAGCAATGCGAGACATGGAACTGCGCGGAGCCGGAACGCTGCTGGGAACCAAACAAAGCGGTATTATCAACTCAATTGGATTTAATTATTACAATCGACTTCTCACCAAAGCTATCGAAAACATTCAAGCAGAAAAACCAAAAGAAGAATGGCTGGAAGAAGAACCGCAAAACATCGAAAGATTGCGCATCGAAAGCGATCATTATTTTCCTGAAAGCTACATTGAAAGCGAAAAAGAAAGGCTGGAAGTTTATCGAAAATTGCTGGAATTTGAAACATTGGAAGAATTTGATGAAATAGAAAATGAGCTATTAGACAGGTTCGGGAAAATTCCCGATCAAGCAGTTTCTGCACTCAAATATTTCCGACTTCGTTTGCTGATAGAAAAGACAGGACTGGAAGCTTTGAAGATGAAAAATAATAGCATAATTGTTGAATTCAATACTTCCAAAATGCCTGCCAGGAGATTGCTGACTAAATTTATAGATAAGTTTAAGCATCCAGTAAAAATAGATGCAGTTAAAGGTTTCAAAATTGTTTTTGAAATTGATGATGCCATAGAAGATCAAAGACTTTTATTGATAGATGAAAGTTTGAGAATGGCAGAATTCCTTTATGAAAACTTGAATTAAGCGGATTTGAATGATCAATTATAAATTGACAAAATATATTAATCTAAGATTTTTTCCTGAATTTCCTAAGGAGGAAGTGTGGTAATAAAGAAATTAAATATAATTTTTATTATATTGGGAATTCTATTTTCTCTGAATGCTCAATATGATGAATTTGATTCTGCCGCTATGATGTATCACGTTTCATTGGTTGGAGCGGTTCCAAACCCTGGTGTGTTTTTAGTTCCACCCTCTACGCGTGTATCGCAAGTAATAAAGCTTGCTGAAGCTGAATATTTACAAACCAGAATGCCGAATGCAGATAGAAGGGAAGACCTTGATAAAGACGCCGACCTTTTTAAACTTCGTTACGAAGAATATCTGTCTGAAGATGAGGACGTAGCTCTACCAGAAGCATCACAAAGATTAATAACAATAAAACGAAAAGAAGGTGATGTAAAAATTGATCTGGCAAAATTTTATACTTTTGGCAAATCAGATGAAAATCCCTACATAATGGACGGAGATATAATTTTTATTCCAGCTCTGCAAAACAGAGTTGAGATTTCCGGTGCTGTAAATAAAGAAGGACAATACGAAATTGTAGATGGCGATAGAATAGTTGATGCTGTTGAATTTGCTTTTGGAACTGCTAATGGTGCTTTTCTGGAAGAAGTTGAAATATTAAGATTCCACGAAAATAATAGAGCGGAAAAATTGCTCATAAATTTGAAAAATGCGCTGGAAGATGAAAACAGCGAAGACAATATTCTGCTGCAAAATGGTGATCATATTTTTGTTAGATTTATTCCTGATTTCCATGAAAAGAAATTTGTAAAAATTGCCGGAGAAGTTGAATTCCCAGGTGAATATCTCATCGTTGAAGGCGAGACAACCTTGCTGGAAGTTCTCGAAAAATGTGGTATCGATGAAGAAAATGCAGACCTGGAAAATGCCTTTGTGCAAAGACCCGATGTAAATATCGATATCGACCCTGAATTTGAAAGATTGAAAACTACTCCACAACAAACAATGCACTATCTGGAATATGCCTATTTTAAGAATAAAACCCGCCAGCTGAAAGCAAAAATGTCGGTTGATATACAGAAATTATGGAATTCCAGAGATGAAGCAGAAAATATAGTTTTGGAAGAGAATGATTTTATCTTCATTCCATTGAAGTCCAAAACAGTTTATGTGACAGGGCAAGTCGCTAATCCTGGATTTGTAAAAATAGAACCAGGCTTAACTTATATAGATTATATCGAGAAAGCTGGTGGTATGCTGAGAAGTGCCAGAAAAGGCAAAACACGCATTATAAAAGCAAATTCTACTTTATGGATGAAACCAAATAAAGATTTGATCATTGAAGAAGGTGATATGATCTTTGTGCCGGAAAAATCAGAACTCGATTACTGGCAGCTTACCAAAGACACACTAACTTTGATAAGCCAGGTTGCTACACTTTACGTCATAATTCTAAGATACTAATCAAGGAGAAAGAATGAAAATATTAATAACGGGCGGAGCTGGATTTATCGGCTCTCACCTGGCAGAAAAACTGTTAAAAGAAGGTCATGAAATTTCTGTGATAGACAACCTATCCACAGGAAAATATTCTAATATTATCCATCTGATCAAAAATGAAAAGTTCAATTATGTAATCGATTCGATTTTAAATCGAGATGTTCTGGAAAAACTTATTAAGAATGCCGATCAAATCTATCATTTGGCAGCAGCAGTTGGTGTAAAATACATCATCGATAATCCGCTTCTTTCATTAAGAACGAATATTGTCGGAGCAGAAAACGTTTTGGAATTTGCCAATAAATATAAAAAGAAAGTGTTGATAGCTTCAACTTCTGAAATTTATGGCAAAAGCGATAAAATTCCCTTCAAAGAAGAAGATGACCGGTTGCTTGGCTCGACTCATATTTCCCGCTGGAGCTACAGTTCTGCCAAAGCAATTGATGAATTTCTAGCTCTGGCTTATCATAGAGAAAAGAAGTTACCTGTTGTTATTGTAAGATGCTTCAATACGGTTGGACCACGTCAGACAGGTCAATATGGCATGGTAGTTCCCAAATTTGTCCACAATGCCCTTCTCAATCATCCGATCACAATTTTTGGTGACGGAAAACAATCCCGCTGTTTCTGTGATGTTTGTGACGTAACAGATGGAATGATTAAACTAATGAACACGAAAAAAGCTGAAGGTCAAATATTTAATATTGGTAATGACAAAAGCATCTCAATCGAAGAATTAGCTCAGAAAGTTAAGAAAATGACCAACAGTCGATCTAAAATAGATTATGTAAAATATGAAGATGCTTATGAAGAAGGCTTTGAAGATATGCGTCATCGCAAACCCGATCTTACAAAAGTACAAGAAATGATAGGATACAAGCCAAAATTTTCTCTGGATCAGATTTTACAGAGAATTATCAATTTCTTCGAAGAATAGGATAAATTATGAAAGTACCGCTTCTGGACCTGAATGCTCAATATGAACCGATTCTGAATGATATTCGCGCAGAGATGGAAAAAGTTTTTGCTACTCATGCTTACAAACTGGGACCGCAAGTAAAAGAATTTGAAGCAGAAATGCAGAAATTCTGTAATGCAAAACATGCAGTTGGTTGTGCTTCGGGAACCGATGCTCTTGTTCTGGCTCTTCTCGCTTTAGGAATTGAAGAAGGAGATGAAGTTATAACCACTCCATTCACCTTTTTTGCAACAGCAGGTACGATTTATCGGGTTGGAGCTAAACCGGTTTTTGTAGATGTAAAAGAAGATACTTTCAATATCGATCCCGAAAAAATAGAACCAGCGATAACCTCACAAACAAAAGCAATCGTAGCTGTTCATTTATTCGGTCAACCGGCAGAAATGGATAAGATCATGGCAATTGCCAAAAAACATAATTTAAAAGTTATCGAAGATAATGCTCAGGGAATTGGTGCAAAATTTGATGGCAAAGTTGCCGGAACTATTGGCGATATTGGTACTCTTTCCTTTTTTCCCAGCAAAAATCTGGGAGCAATGGGCGATGGCGGCATGTGTTTGACCAATGATGATGATCTTTCCGATAAACTTTTTCAACTGAGACAGCACGGCGAAAATCCGCAATATTATCATAAATGGGTTGGCTTGAACAGTCGGCTTGATACAATTCAGGCAGCAGTTTTGCTGGTTAAGTTGCGTTCTTTGCAATCATGGTCGGAAGCTCGCCAGAAGAATGCTGAATATTATTACAAATATTTAAATGACATTCCCCAGATAAAACTTCCGGTAGTTCATCCCAAAGCGGAAAGTATTTTCAATCAATTTACCTTAATAGCAGAAAAACGAGATGAATTATTAGAATTTTTAAGAGCAAACGACATCGGTTGTGCTGTTTATTATCCGCTTCCTCTGCATCTTCAGGAATGTTTCTCATATTTAAATCACAAAGAAGGTGATTTTCCAATTACCGAAAAACTAGCGAAGACTGTTATTTCGATTCCTGTGTTCTCAGAGATCACGAAAGAGCAACAGGATTTTGTGATCGAGAAGATCAGAGAATTCTATAGTTAGGAGTGAGCCGATGAATATAATTGTGTGTATAAAACAAGTTCCCGATACAAATGAAATAAAGATCGATCCCGAAACAAATACGCTGATAAGAGAAGGCGTGGAAAGCATAATAAATCCATTTGATCTTTATGCAATTGAAGAAGCGCTGCGGCTAAAAGAAAAACACGGTGGAAAAGTGACAGCGATAAGTATGGGACCTCCTCAGGTAGAAAAAGCTCTGCGAGATTCAGTATCTTTGGGTGTGGACGAAATATTACTTCTTACCGATCGTAAGTTTGCCGGTGCAGACAGCTGGGCTACAAGCCTGGTTTTAGCAGAAGCGATCAGAAAGATAGGAAATTATGATCTGATTTTATTTGGACAGCAAGCAATCGATGGAGATACTGCCCAAGTTGGACCGGGAGTAGCTTCTCATCTGGGAATTACACAAACCGGATTTGTACGGGAAATCGAAGAAATAGCTGAAGGTAAAATGATCGTACAACGCTTGATGGAAGATGGTTACGATCGTATAAAAGTATCACTTCCTGCTGCGTTAACGGTTGTAAAAGATATCAATGTACCAAGACTTCCTTCTTTGCGCGGTAAACGCAATGCCAAAAAAGCTGAACTCAAAACCATGAATGCAGACGATCTGGAGTTAAATGAAAATGACGTTGGCTTGAATGGATCGCCAACTCAGGTAGTAAAAATATTTTCTCCTGAGATGAATAAAGAAGTAGAAAAGCATGACCTTCCTGCTGAAGAACTGGCAGAAATCTTATATAATAAATTAAAAGAATTAGGTAAATAATAATTGAATTAACTTACAAAAAAGCACACGAGAAATGCTTGTGTGCTTTTTAGTTAAATGAGGAAAAATAATGTTACAATTTCCCAATATTGATCCGACGATCCTGAAAATTGGCAGCTTTGAAATCCGCTGGTACGGTGTTTTTTACATTGTCGGATTTATAGTTGCCTACGTTTTCATTCGACGTCATTATTCCCTGAAAAATGTAAAATTGAACAAAGAAGAATATGAAACCCTCTTATTTAATTTGATGTTGGGTGTTATCATCGGCGGAAGATTAGGTTATGTCTTATTTTACAATTTTACCTATTATCTGGAGAATCCTTTGCATATTTTCACGGTTTGGCAAGGCGGAATGTCATTTCATGGTGGAGCGATTGGTGTTATTGTTGCCGGATTATTGTTCTGCAAAAAATATAACAGAAATTTCTATGTTCTGGCAGACCCAGTTATGCCGCTGGTTTCTATCGGCCTCTTTTTTGGCAGGATGGGAAATTTCATCAATGCTGAACTTTATGGAAAACCAACTTCCGTGCCGTGGGCAATGATCTTCCCAAATTCCGACGGCAAACCACGTCACCCATCTCAAATTTATGAAGCTTTGTTGGAAGGCATCCTGCTTTTCATAATTACGAATTTTATGTTCCGCAAAATTAAAAAACCGGGAATTGTTTTCTGGACTTGGATCGGACTTTACGGATTATTCCGTTTTCTGGTGGAATTTGTTCGAGAACCTGATGTTCATTTAGGATATGTGTGGGGATTTATGACTACCGGACAGATCCTCAGTTCGTTTATGATAGTTTCCAGTTTAGTTGCAATTGCCTTATTGATTCGAGAAAAGGAAGATGAAAAAACTGAAGAATAGTTTATTTCTGTTCTTTGTTTTATTTGTTCTTGGATGTTCATTTAACAAATCGATCGACCATCCACAAAAAGAAAAACTACTGATTCAAAATCTGCAGAAATGGCAAAATTTTAAAGCTGATGGCATCATCGAAGCAAATTATAAAAACTTTGTTTTTCGCAAAAACATCCATATAGATAAAGCTCATTCAAATATGAAGATAACTGTTTTTGATTCCGGTATTTTCGGCCTGAAACCGGAACCTTTTATCAGCTTGGAAATTGATTCTCTGATATCTATCAAGTCACAATCTGAACCTG
This genomic interval carries:
- the lgt gene encoding prolipoprotein diacylglyceryl transferase; translated protein: MLQFPNIDPTILKIGSFEIRWYGVFYIVGFIVAYVFIRRHYSLKNVKLNKEEYETLLFNLMLGVIIGGRLGYVLFYNFTYYLENPLHIFTVWQGGMSFHGGAIGVIVAGLLFCKKYNRNFYVLADPVMPLVSIGLFFGRMGNFINAELYGKPTSVPWAMIFPNSDGKPRHPSQIYEALLEGILLFIITNFMFRKIKKPGIVFWTWIGLYGLFRFLVEFVREPDVHLGYVWGFMTTGQILSSFMIVSSLVAIALLIREKEDEKTEE